The Lichenihabitans psoromatis genomic interval CTGAACATTGACGCCGCGCTCGAACATTTTCTGGCTGAGCACCACCGCGACCAGCGAATCATAGACGATGACCGGGATAACGGCCAAGCCGGTGGTCGTGCCGATATCGAGATTGTGCTCGCGCGCGACCTGGCAGAACAGCGCTCCGTTCTCCCTCAGCCGGGCAACACGTTCGGGTTCAGCATGGAGCGCATCGAGCGCGGCCGAAGCGGCGGCCGCCATCGCCGGCGGGAGACCGACGCTGTAGACGAAGCCGCCCGACGTGCATTTCAGAAACTCGATCAAGGCCGCGCAGCCGGCGATATAGCCGCCGCAGCTCGACAAGGTCTTCGATAGCGTGCCCATCCAGATATCGACACTGCGCGGGTCGATGTCGGCGTGTTCGAACAGACCTGCGCCGTCATGTCCGAGGACGCCGAGCCCGTGCGCGTCGTCCACCATCAACCAGGCGCCATGGCGATGCTTGAGAGCGATCAGCGCCGCGAGATCCGGCACATCTCCGTCCATGCTGTAGAGACCCTCGACCACGATCAGCACCCGTTTGAACTGCGGGCGGAGCGAGACAAGAAGCTGTTCGAGCGACGCGATGTCGTTATGCGCGAACGAGCGACGTTCCGCGCGCGACATCGTCGCCCCCATGATGATGCTGTTATGCGCGAGTTGATCGTGCAAAATTAGGTCGCGCGGCCCCATCAGGGCGCCGATGGTCGACACGTTCGTCGCATGGCCGCTGACGAAGACCGCACAGGCCTCCTGTCCGTAGTGGGCCGCGAGCTTTGCCTCGAGCTCCTGGTGGACCGGTCGCTCTCCCGCGACGACGCGGCTTGCCGACGACGAGGTGCCATAGTCGTCGATCGCGCCTTTGGCGGCGATCCCAACCGACGGATGACCGTTCAGGCCAAGGTAATCATAGGAGGAGAAATTATCGTAGGTCGCGCCGTCGATGACGGTCGTGGCCCCGGCCCGCACCGAATGGGTACGGAAAAATGGATTGTCGATCCCAAGCGTTTCGGCGGCGGATCGTTGGATCTTCACCTCCTGGTAGCCAGGCAACGTGGTGAAGTCGGTCATAGCATGAAAACGCGAGACCGTCGGCAATTCAGGTTCGAAGACATCGGCGCCACGTCGTGTGGCAACAAGCTTTTCCAGAGATTGCCGCGCATTCACGGGCAGCGCGCTTTGACTACTTCGACCCATTACTCATTCCTTCTCGCGAAGAAGGATCGTACTGCAGTAAAGGTTGACGTTCCAGCATGCCCCCGCAACTGATTTTATCGGCGCGTCAAATAAGTCACACTTGGTGGCCTTGTTTTGGCTTCTCGGCCACACTGAACGGATTCATGCTTTAGGGACCTTTGTGTGAGAAGCCTATAAAATGCTACACGCCATGCGCGGCGTTCGACCACGGTCGGGCAAATGAAGTGAGGCTAGCTTGATGGTTCGTGGTCCGATGGTGTTGCTCGCACTGTGTTCGGTGTTGGCCGGCTGCTCGTCTTTACCGAGCGATGGACCATCCGCGAAGGACGTGCTGCAGCAATCGAAGCTCAACGGCGACGAAAAAGGGCCGAGCCGTTACGAGATCGTGGACATCGACTCGGCCGCCGTTTCGGTCCTGCGGCGTCGTGCCCCGGATGGGTTCTCGTCTCACTTCGGCGATTACCGACCCTCAGCCGATCTCCGCATCGGTGTCGGCGACTATGTGACCGTGACGATCTGGGAAGCCGGCGCCAACGGCTTGTTCTCTGCTCCGCTCATGACGGATCGCTTTTCGACCGGGGCGAAGAG includes:
- a CDS encoding aminotransferase class I/II-fold pyridoxal phosphate-dependent enzyme gives rise to the protein MGRSSQSALPVNARQSLEKLVATRRGADVFEPELPTVSRFHAMTDFTTLPGYQEVKIQRSAAETLGIDNPFFRTHSVRAGATTVIDGATYDNFSSYDYLGLNGHPSVGIAAKGAIDDYGTSSSASRVVAGERPVHQELEAKLAAHYGQEACAVFVSGHATNVSTIGALMGPRDLILHDQLAHNSIIMGATMSRAERRSFAHNDIASLEQLLVSLRPQFKRVLIVVEGLYSMDGDVPDLAALIALKHRHGAWLMVDDAHGLGVLGHDGAGLFEHADIDPRSVDIWMGTLSKTLSSCGGYIAGCAALIEFLKCTSGGFVYSVGLPPAMAAAASAALDALHAEPERVARLRENGALFCQVAREHNLDIGTTTGLAVIPVIVYDSLVAVVLSQKMFERGVNVQPIIHPAVPERTSRLRFFITSEHTAEQIRRTVAIVAEELAAVGDSRAILKRLK